In the Molothrus ater isolate BHLD 08-10-18 breed brown headed cowbird chromosome 26, BPBGC_Mater_1.1, whole genome shotgun sequence genome, one interval contains:
- the EPS15L1 gene encoding epidermal growth factor receptor substrate 15-like 1 isoform X5, which produces MNSKLPLDILGRVWDLSDIDKDGHLDKDEFAVAMHLVYRALEKESVPSQLPPSLIPPSKRKKTSVFPGAVPVLPASPPPKDSLRSTPSHGSGTSLNSIGSLSPKHSIKPAQPAVNWVVPVSEKVRYDEIFLKTDTDMDGFVSGQEVKDIFMHSGLSQNLLAHIWSLADTRQMGKLSKDQFALAMYLIQQKVSKGIDPPQVLTPDMIPPSDRNTPIQTLSGYLTPVGTEISALTEMRRDSASSVGSGEFTGVKELDDISQEIAQLQREKYSLEQDIREKEESIRQKTNEVQELQNDLDRETSNLQELEAQKQDAQDRLDEMDQQKAKLKDMLNDVRQKCQEETQVISSLKMQIQSQESDLKLQEDDLNRAKAELNRLQQEETQLEQSIQAGKVQLETIIKSLKSTQEEINQARSKLSQLQESHQEMNKSIEEYNEALNGIHGGSLTNLADMSEGLGQTERSSYGAVDDPFKNKALMFTNNTQELHTDPFQSEDPFKSDPFKGADPFKGSDPFQHDPFAEQPPAPADPFGGDPFKESDPFRSSAPEDFFKKQVKSDPFTSDPFTKTPTLPSKPDPFESTDPFTSSSISSKGPDPFGTLDPFGSGAFSGGEGFADFSQMSKSVPSDPFASSFGGAGFTDDPFKSKSDTPALPPKKNVPPRPKPPSGKSTPVSHLGSADFPKPHDPFQPFGADSSDLFQSKKGFGDPFSGKDPFAPSSSSKTSKDSSLGFADFSSFGNEEQQLAWAKRESEKAEQERLARLRRQEQEDLELAIALSKADMPNS; this is translated from the exons ATGAATTCAAAGCTACCTCTTGATATCCTTGGAAGG GTCTGGGATCTCAGTGATATTGATAAAGATGGTCACCTGGACAAGGATGAATTTGCTGTG GCAATGCATTTGGTTTATAGAGCTCTTGAGAAAGAGTCAGTTCCTTCACAATTGCCCCCTTCTCTCATACCACCTTCTAAAAGAAAGAAGACATCAGTGTTTCCTGGTGCAGTCCCTGTTCTCCCTGCAAGTCCTCCCCCCAAAGACAGCCTCCGCTCCACCCCATCCCATGGCAGTGGCACCAGCCTGAACAGCATAGGGAGCTTGTCTCCCAAGCACAGCATCAAACCAGCACAG CCAGCTGTTAATTGGGTGGTACCAGTGTCTGAAAAAGTGCGATACGATGAAATTTTCCTAAAAACAGACACAGACATGGATGGGTTTGTGAGTGGCCAAGAagtaaaggacatttttatgCATTCAGGTCTATCTCAGAATCTCCTAGCACATATATG GTCTTTGGCAGACACGAGACAGATGGGAAAGCTCAGCAAAGACCAGTTTGCACTCGCCATGTATCTCATTCAGCAGAAGGTCAGCAAAGGGATTGATCCTCCACAAGTGTTAACTCCAGATATGATCCCTCCCTCAGACAGGAACACGCCCATCCAG ACTCTGTCAGGTTACTTGACCCCTGTAGGAACTGAGATCTCAGCACTAACAGAAATGCGGCGT GACAGTGCAAGTTCTGTTGGATCAGGAGAATTTACAGGGGTGAAGGAGCTGGATGATATCAGCCAAGAGATTGCACAGCTGCAGAG AGAAAAATACTCTCTGGAGCAGGACAttagggaaaaggaagaatcaATCAGACAGAAAACCAATGAAGTTCAG GAGCTGCAAAATGATTTAGATAGGGAAACAAGTAACTTGCAAGAGCTGGAGGCTCAAAAACAAGATGCCCAAGACCGCCTGGATGAGATGGACCAGCAGAAAGCCAAACTGAAAGATATGCTGAATGATGTGAGGCAGAAATGCCAGGAAGAAACACAGGTG ATTTCATCACTAAAAATGCAGATTCAGTCTCAGGAATCAGATTTAAAATTACAGGAAGATGACCTTAACAGAGCAAAAGCAGAACTGAATCGCCTCCAGCAAGAAGAGactcagctggagcagagcatccaggctggaaaagtgCAGCTTGAAACAATAATCAAATCTTTAAAATCAACCCAGGAAGAAATAAACCAG GCAAGAAGTAAACTCTCTCAGCTGCAAGAGAGCCACCAGGAAATGAATAAGAGCATTGAAGAATACAATGAAGCTCTCAATGGGATTCATGGAGGGAGTCTGACAAATTTAGCAGACATGAGTGAAGGCCTTGGGCAGACAGAAAGAAGCAGTTATGGAGCTGTG GATGatccatttaaaaacaaagccttGATGTTTACCAATAATACACAAGAATTGCATACAGACCCATTCCAGTCAGAAGATCCTTTCAAATCTGACCCATTTAAGGGAGCAGACCCCTTCAAAGGCA GTGACCCATTCCAGCACGACCCTTTTGCAGAGCagccacctgctccagcag ATCCCTTTGGAGGAGATCCATTCAAGGAAAGTGACCCATTTCGTAGCTCTGCCCCTGAGGATTTCTTCAAGAAACAGGTGAAGAGTGACCCATTTACCTCAGATCCATTCACAAAGACCCCCACTTTACCCTCAAAG CCTGACCCTTTTGAAAGCACTGATCCTTTTACGTCTTCCAGTATCTCTTCAAAAGGTCCAG ATCCATTTGGAACACTGGATCCATTTGGAAGTGGTGCTTTCAGTGGTGGTGAGGGATTTGCAGACTTCAGTCAGATGTCAAAG TCAGTACCTTCAGACCCCTTTGCCTCCTCTTTTGGAGGGGCAGGATTCACAGATGACCCTTTCAAAAGCAAATCAGACACACCAGCATTACCACCCAAGAAAAACGTCCCTCCACGACCCAAGCCACCCAGTG GTAAAAGTACTCCTGTAAGCCACCTTGGGTCTGCAGATTTTCCCAAGCCCCATGATCCATTCCAGCCATTTGGGGCTGACAGCAGTGACCTGTTTCAAAGTAAAAAGGGGTTTGGGGACCCATTTAGTGGAAAAGATCCATTTGCTCCCTCCTCTTCAAGTAAAACTTCTAAAGACTCTTCCTTGGGGTTTGCAGACTTCAGCTCT tttggaaatgaggagcagcagctggcctGGGCGAAGAGAGAGAgtgaaaaagcagagcaggaaagacTGGCTCGGTTGAGGAGACAAGAACAAGAAGACCTTGAGTTGGCCATTGCACTCAGTAAGGCTGACATGCCAAACTCTTAA